The genomic stretch cagggtgtaccccgcctctcgcccattgctagctgggataggctccagccccccgcaaccccgaaatgggatgcgcgggtaaagaagatgaatgaatgaataatgttgCTCTTTGACTGCTGTGTAAGCAAATACTTGTTTGCTAACTTTAGCCTCACGTTtatctgttggtttgttttcaaGTTCCCCTTGTGGAAACAGATTTGTTATATCTAATTCACAGACGAAGACCAAAGATTTAGCTTAGCAGAACAAGCCATCAcagcagcatgtgcatgttttcactctgtttgtctAGCATGCGTTGGGTAGCTGTGGTCCTGAGGAGCACACAGTGTTTATGCTATGGACCAGATATTGCGGTGCGTGCTAAATTGATTCCCGTCTGCAATCCTAGCAGTGAAATAGAGGTccaggctgcagcagacagaagtCAAAGACAGTGATTTAAAGGTCAGAATCAACAACACAGTTCCCTGGGTAAAGAAGATGCTGACAGGCACACCCTGATGGGAAACAGCTGGAGTGTTTGTGGAGTTACCCAAACCAAAGCTTTCATCTCTTAatctcactgtgtttgtgtatatgtggtGGATGGTGCTTTGTGCCtatttgtttgcttgtgagTGTGCTTGTCCCTGTGCGTTAAACATCGATATCGCTCTCTCATTAAGGCCGCAAGAGTGTTATGGTTCTTGACCTCATTGCAGTCCAGGCAGCTGACAGGTGGAGTGAATATAGATACATTATTAATCTATTTCCGTTTGGATAAATGACCTCCCAAGGCTGAAAATGGATGTGCGAGATGCAGGTGTTCCTCCTCTGTGAGTGGTACTTATTTATCTATTTGGAGGAAATGGAAAGTCTGTCAGGGAGAGTGAATGAAATGAGCGATAGAAAGAGTTGTTAGATGGGAGGGAAAGGGGGAGGACAGCGACAGAGGGAAGAAGTAGAGCCTGCTTAACTACTGATTACACATATATATTCTCACCCGAGTGTTATGCATTGCATTTTGCATCTGTCCTGACTCCGCTCTGTCAGGGCTATCCTTCAGTGGCTCACGTCgccgaaacactgagacagaagAACATCCAGATCATCTTTGCTGTCACTGAAGAAGTCGCACACCTGTCTGAGGTACAGCAGGGactgtattcattcattatttatctgtttttgttgagttttCCAGAAATGCATATGAAGAGTTGTTTTCTATATACTAGCCCAAGGCGGTTGGTGACCATTTCAGTAGTGGAACCACAGTTGTAAACTCGTATATGGAAAGgattttccacattttcccTAGAAAATATACCCAATGCTTCGATGAAATCTCTATAGATTTCACTCCACCTAAACCATGAGTTTGCAAGATGTCAGTATTTATTTCCTCTATAATGAaggaaattaataaaaaaaaataataataatactggcAAGGCCTTGTATTGCCTTATATGAAAGGTTAAGTCAGGTAATATTCTGCATTtttgttaatgtaaaataaataccATAAGAAGACCAAAAGTTGCAATGTGTCAGtacttttatttgtattttttagaTAAGAACAGACCACTGTAATTCTCAGCATACACTCCTGGAACAAGAGGTATATTTGTGGGGACATATATGcagttcagctgcagatttGGCGCTCttgtgagtatttacagcagcaggatggtgcatGTGTGGATTGATTCAAAATTACTCGAATGTTGGAGCGCTGTgtaatgaagaaacatgtcacTAGTGCAAtggtgtggctcattgatgtgtttttaatggcttTTGGACGACAGTCGAGCTCTGTGGCACACAGGAATGAAATATATACGGCTTTGAAAACACAGATCAATTCATTGTCGGTTTTGGTCATTTATGGGATTTGTTAACAATTAGAAAAACATAGAATATTGATTAACTTATCCTTTGACACACATGTATCCCATGTAGATCATTCAAAAGTAGTAACATTTAAGTTGGGGGGAggttttttgtcagttttataTCTGAATTCAACCACTTTCCCATTGACTGCCTTCATCCATCAGAGGGGGTGAATTCCGACCGTGACCAATTCAAGCCTTCATGCTTTGACACCACATTCAGTTTCTCTATGCCACCGTAACGGAAAGGTTGCTAGAGAGAGTGGCATATAAATCAGCTGGCGGACTGACAATAAGCATATATTCATTCATCTATGTTGAGGATATTGTTGCTTTGCTGCAGGGCCTCAGAAGCATCTTCCCAAAATGTGCAGTCAGAGCGCTTTCCAACAACTCCCACAACATCCTGCAGATAATAGTCGAAGCGTACAATGTAAGTGAGGCAGAAACTCCCTTCCCACAAAGGTCATTAGCCTCATGTGTGTAGCCTGCTGACACCTCCTCATCTTTAAGGGGTTAACTGCTCTATTGACTTCAGGCACTGACCTCTGAGGTTGTTATGGAGAACAGCAAGCTGCCGGCGGGCTATCACATCTCCTATACTTCACACTGTAAGGACCGCAAGCCTGGGCACAGCGAGCAGGGGAGGAAGTGCTCCAACATCTCTGTAGGTGACGAGGTGTGTAGTcatgtggctctgtgtgtggtAAGATGTGTAAGCGCTGCTGTTAGCATGTGGCCATTGACGGTAATGCTAATCATGATTACCTCATTAGTGGAGCATTATAATTGCGCTCAAGGAATTCTCACCTCCCCTCTAGGTGAGCTTTAATGTAAGCATTACAGCACCTCTGCGCGTGACTGCTTCACAAAGACCACCCCGTATTATTATTAAGCCCCAAGGCTACAGCGAAGAGGTTGAGGTCCTGCTGAGCCCCATATGCAAGTGCTCATGTCAAAAGGACGTGGTGCCACACAGTCCTACATGCAGCCATGGCAACGGCAGTCTGGAGTGTGGCATGTGCAGGTACGTGAAGTAGCTTGATGGCAGCAATTTTGTTAACAGGCTAAATTTCAGGTTATCCAGGAAGAAACCAAGCAACTGATATTTGTGGTACCTGTGTTACAGGTGCAAAGAGGGAAGAGTTGGAAGATTGTGCGAATGCCATCAATCTGAGTCAAGCAAGCTTTGTCGCCGTGATAATGCATCTCAAGTGTGCAACGGGCAcggagagtgtgtttgtgggaaGTGTGTTTGCCGTAAGAGCAGCAAAAAGCCCAGCCAGGCTTACCACGGGAAGTTCTGTGAATGCAGCGATTTCAGCTGTGATCAGTACCGAGGACTGCAGTGTGGAGGTGACGCACAGACAGCCACTCTTCAGCAATATGTGTGATGACATCTCATTTTGAAATCTCTTTCCTCGTGTTTTACTGTACCAGGGAACGGCAGGTGTGTCtgcggggtgtgtgtgtgtctcccagcaTTTCGTGGCCGAGCGTGTGAGTGCCCTCTCGGCTCGGAGTCTTGTCTTTCTGGGGATAAACAGATCTGTGCGGGCAGAGGGGACTGTCACTGTGGCACCTGCGTTTGCCATGACAGCCGCTTCCAAGGACCAACTTGTGAACTTTGCCCTTCCTGCCCCAGCATCTGCACCCTGCACAGGTACCGTGATCTTTCTAGTTCTTGAAGAGGAAGCTTTTAGTATTTACAGGATATTTAGTGACACAGACATGCAAGAGAGCTCTGTCTACTCTCATTGCCATCCTTTTTAAACACTGCTTCAGATCAGATTACACTGATGGTCTTTTCCACAGAGAATGCATCTTCTGCAGGGCCTTCTCGCTGGGCCTGGATCCAGAGGAGTGCGTGACGAGGTGTGCCCACCTGAACCTCACTCTGGTGGGTCAGGCTGGTGTGTTAGCAACAGTGCCCCGCTATCCAGGCCTTCACAGGTGTATAGAGGTGGATGCAGAGGGCTGCAGAGTGCACTTCGTGCTGAGGAGTGGACAGAAAGAAAGCTCAGTCCTTGCTCATGTAGCTCTTGACCGAGGTAAGCAAACCAGGTTGTATTTTACATGAAACCCTTTAAATGTGTCCTTTTTACTGATGGTGTGAGGTATGGTTCCCTCTACaaccaaaccaaccaaccaactaTGTGAATGGAAGCACAATTTTAATCCACCTTTTTCCATAAATattaatttcacacaaaataaatattttagaatGATTCTACAATGTCTTTCTAATAAGGAGCTATggcttcctctgtctctcaagAATGCCCATCAGGTCCAAATGTGATCCTGATTACCGCAGTGCTATCAGGCTCTATTGTGGTGCTGGGCGTGTCTTTGTTGCTGCTATGGAAACTACTCACGAGCATCCATGACCGCAGGGAGTTTGCCCACTTCCAGAGAGAGCCGGAGCAGAGACGCTGGAACAGGGTGAGCCCTGCCCAAACAAACCTTTCTGTCAGTGcctgtcagtcagaggctgTACAATAAATGCAGGAATTTGTCTTGGTGACATTGCTGCAGGGACATTTTGACAACTAACATTGTAAAACAAGAGCATTGTGGTAAACACGgtacagaggaaacaggaatGTACAAAAGGAGCCAAGGAATGACATGAGACTTCTTTCAAAATATGACCACATGTAGTACACGCAACGGCATGACGGCAGAATTACAATAGCACGTAAAAAATCAAGTTTGATCAACAGAATCTTCAAATTCTCAGTGGTAATgtgacacaaaatgaatgactAATCATGCAGGATGACGCTTGTTTTTGAATTTGTTGCAGAGAAACAACCCCATCTACAAGAGCGCCATCACAACAACTGTCAACCCCAAGTATAAAGAAAAATGATGGCAGATCTACTTTTCAATCAGGAGCCCTGTTGTGAGGCACTGTGAAACAACATCCTTCGTCTGAACTGTTGTCAGCAGTTGGTCCGACTTGTTTGGCGCGAGGCGGGGCCGGATGTTGATGTCTGACTTACTCCCCTTTGATCTCAACATGAAACCCCGGACTGCCCGTGTCCAGCCCTTCCCTTCCCTgcatgcactgcacacacacgttcaaaCAGCATCCCCCACACAAACTGCTTCCTAGGTTAGTTGTCTGTGGAATACATCCAAACTTAATTCCCTCAGATTATTAAAATCCACAAAAGCTAATTATAGTGTAATATTTTGTAAGGCATATGCATGGAAAACCTCCCATATATGCTGATGGTTGGATCAGCTGTGCAACTTGGGTCTCTGAGGCAAGATACAGTGAGGTGAGCATTCTGCATTATGCATTGTAATCCCAATGGGGACACAGATTTTTTACGTGGGTCTCCACTGCCCTCtagatgagaggagaagaaactGTCCTCCTGCTGGAAATGATGAAGCAGCTTcacattcatttacatttcGCCATAGTCAGAGAAGATGCTATTCTGGACACAAATGTGAAACCCAGACTCGTGCTTTTGTATTCCTACAGACACCTGTGACTTCATCAGACAGAATACTGCAGGTTTGATATGGCTTTAAAAGAGCCGCCAGTGTACGCGCCAGCCACTTTGCCAGAGCACTGGGCTGAATCGTGTAAGCGCAGAGAAACAATGGGATGTTCAAATCTAAATGGATATTAGGGTTTTTCCACTGCCTACAGATGGCTGCTGATGACCTTGCTGGGCGAGTTGAGCAAAGCGATATTAATCATAGCGATGCCTCCTCCACTCCCAGAGTCACTGGGCAGGCGTGCATGCAGCTTTAACAGCCagtgggaggtgggaggtggtggtagtggtggtggtggagcatCAGAGAAAATTACTCCATATGCTCCCACTATGCAGCATTCTCTTTCATCTGCATCTGATCATAAAAAATGTGCGGTGCAAATATCACAGCTTCAGgggaggcagcagaggcagatgCAGCTCTGCGACAAGAATCATGTGAAGGGGCAGAgatgggggggtggagggaggtgaCCATGCAGCCCTGGAGACTGTTACATAACAAATACTGCAACCatgttggaaaaacactgtagCTGTTGCATCTCATCACTACTTACTCTGTGAGCAGCTTAAATAAATTAGCAGCATTTTGCCTTTTTGGTGTCTGTGTATTTACATGCAAGTATATTTTTATGAGTagccttttctcttctttcttgaATTAATAATTTAAGCAAAGCACTGCaatacaattattattattattattattattattattattattattattattattattattattatgactgttgttgttgttgttgttcgtGGGTGGGCGGGGGGACCACTGAGCTCATCCTCCCCGAGCTCTCCACAGGTGATTGGTGGCATTCACCCTCCAATCACAATTCGCCTGCAAAGTGGCTTGGTGGTCAGtttggatctttttttttttttctttttttttttcttgtcgaAGTAACGTTAGCGAACTATTCAAGTTTACCGGGAGCGACGGGATATCACTTTCTCTACCCCAGCCTTCGTTTCCAGTGACCTCTCGCAGTGAGTGAACCGCACTTTCAACACTAAGAAATATATAATCGTTTTCCTCTGAGGCGTCCTGAGGGGAGCTAACCAGCGTTAGCATCGGGCTAGCATGACAACCACAAGAAGAactgccatcatcatcaccctccCCTGTGGCTTTGCTAGCAGCAGGTAAGTTGCAAGTCCGTCTCAGGCGAGTTTCCCCTGTGATATCTTTACGGGAAGCGAAAGTGACGCCTTTCAATTGCGGACAAGTTAGTTGCGAGTTAAAATGAAACTGTTGGCAGTCTGTCCGCAAACTGTTAGCTGGCTGGTAAATGGCGCAGGGTCAGGGAAACTGGGCTAAGCTAGCGTTAGCAGCCTGTCAGCTAGCCTCGGTGTCGCTGTTCTTGTgcaaacacagctgtgtttgatCTCTGGGCTCGAAACGAATTACAACCCCGTGAAAAGCTGCTTTGTAATCGGCTTCGTGGCGGTGCATGCTTGTCGTCCACATTTGCTAAGACGATTTTTgactctctttttttgtctttcagtcgTGTCCTCTTCTATTTACCCCTCCACTCTTCCATATAAGGGTTTGCACTAATGTGCACTCTGTGATGTTGTAGCAACAAAACTTGGTCTACATTATTAAACACAGTCCAAAGGAAAGCGCCTGTAAAATCAATGCATACCCATCATGTGAATTGAAAAAGAGCAGTTGTGGATGTGAGAATGctcgtgtgggtgtgtgtgttgtcaatATCGGTCAAATCTTGCTCCAAATGTTCTCCCAGTGATCCCACATATTTCAGTGCATGAGTGTAGTTAAAGCCCTACAGGGAAgaaaatgtgacaataaatgCTTGTATGGCACAGCTCTGTGGAGCTCAAACCACATTAACTATGCATTTTGAACATATTAGACTCTTCATTATGCTTCTTATATTAGCATGTCTTTCTTACCCCTTTGCTTCACAGGTCTCCGTTATGGACTTCAGATGTGAGCCTACTGCTCCCAAATGGATGATGATCATCATGTCGGCCTCCCACATCTGTATCATTCAATCATGCCCACAGGAATTCTCACCCATCCTCACAGGTTATTTGCATTTCTTATATTTCTTATGCTATTCAGTTCTTACTTCCATGCGTTGTACCCCTGAAAACCGGGTAGCCAAGGTCAGGGTTGTGTTGCCTGTAGTGGCTGGACACCCTTATTTCTCAGTGTTGCACATACAGATAGTATTGGTGTTAAGCATGTGTTGCAGTGCCAAATTTTACCCACATGTGTATCGTACTTATGCATGTATCTGCTCAGTGTATGTCTGTCTCGACACAAGTGCCTGAATTCTCTTACACGTGTACAAAACATTGCATGTATGTGGACAGGAGCAGGGTGAAAGCACGTCCGCGGTAAAGCCTGAGAATGTAGAGATTATTCTTTGAAACACCTGTCATGAGGTTTTCTCTCGTCCTGCAAGGAGGAAGTGTGTCCTATGTGAGGTTTTAGTGTTTCCATATTGATTCTTACTGAATATCCTCAATAACTAGGCCTGTTAATTAGCCTTCACACTTTTGCATCTGCAGCAATGAGCATTGAAGTGTAATACTGAAGTAACACGTATTGCACTTTTGGGTGTATTCCTCCGTGCCTTTGGGCCAGTGTTGAGCATGCTGAGTGACCAAAGCATCAGGCATGTCTCCTTTCTTTACGCAAGTCTCTCTTTCAGGCTACATTTagatcaaacatcaaacacgAGATCATTTTGTTGACTCTCCTCATTTGTGCCAAACACACTTTCTTCAGTATTTCAGAAATGGTCAGCTCTGGGAGCTGTTATGTGGGCATCCTGTTATCGTGCGAGGCAACAAAGATTGGtttgatttaaataaacacCCACAATTGCAGTACTGTGTTGGAAAAATGCCACTTTGTCAAAAGTGGAGAAAGGCGAGACGTGTGATCTATCAGGGGGTCAAATGGAAAAACATTGCAGTACATCTGGAATGTGCAGAAGGACCTGTCAAGATGCATATTTTGTCCCCACCCGTGAACCTTTTGGGCTACAACAGCAGAAGACTGTGCTGATTTCCACATCTGACAGTCACGAACAAGAAAATGAAGCTACACCGGGATGAAGCTACGCTTGATCACAAAAAGTGACAGCTGACAAATTAAACATTGTTGCCTGCTTCA from Chaetodon auriga isolate fChaAug3 chromosome 21, fChaAug3.hap1, whole genome shotgun sequence encodes the following:
- the LOC143339728 gene encoding LOW QUALITY PROTEIN: integrin beta-1-B-like (The sequence of the model RefSeq protein was modified relative to this genomic sequence to represent the inferred CDS: substituted 1 base at 1 genomic stop codon) — its product is MNPLFAAVLLLCCRYSATGTQDHSDHECHSQGVSSCGECLAAGPHCAWCAEEDFLEVDQHVWERCDTARALLRRGCPFDRLEDPRGSTVLLKNRKITFHPXGHQRHHRQVTQLQPQSVLLHLRPGEPQSCKIKFKRVDDYPIDLYCLMDLSFSMEDDLPNVKKLGADLMEEVRNITSDFRMGFGAFVDKTVMPYISTAKDMLRNPCKRTEPWPCTPPFTYHHVLSLTANGSLFAELVGVQRISGNLDLPEGGLDALMQATVCEEQIGWRNVTRLLVFSTDAGFHSAGDGKLGGTVLPNDGKCHLHKNVYTRGNAQGYPSVAHVAETLRQKNIQIIFAVTEEVAHLSEGLRSIFPKCAVRALSNNSHNILQIIVEAYNALTSEVVMENSKLPAGYHISYTSHCKDRKPGHSEQGRKCSNISVGDEVSFNVSITAPLRVTASQRPPRIIIKPQGYSEEVEVLLSPICKCSCQKDVVPHSPTCSHGNGSLECGMCRCKEGRVGRLCECHQSESSKLCRRDNASQVCNGHGECVCGKCVCRKSSKKPSQAYHGKFCECSDFSCDQYRGLQCGGNGRCVCGVCVCLPAFRGRACECPLGSESCLSGDKQICAGRGDCHCGTCVCHDSRFQGPTCELCPSCPSICTLHRECIFCRAFSLGLDPEECVTRCAHLNLTLVGQAGVLATVPRYPGLHRCIEVDAEGCRVHFVLRSGQKESSVLAHVALDRECPSGPNVILITAVLSGSIVVLGVSLLLLWKLLTSIHDRREFAHFQREPEQRRWNRRNNPIYKSAITTTVNPKYKEK